The Bartonella krasnovii sequence ATATCGATCTCGGCAATGGCCTTATTTTAGGTGTCGATACAGATATCATGTGGTCTAATAAAGATGACAAAAAGACAGGAGAAACATTTGTCATTACTCCAGATCAGTTCAGTTATATTAAGAAGATATTAAAAGACGCTTCAATTAATATTGATGAAAAGGCACTCAAAAATGGTGCTAAACGAACACACAGTTTCACTTTTAAAGAAAAGTGGGCTGGTGCAACGCGGGTACGTATTGGTTTTGCTGCTGAACGTATTATGCCTTATGTTGCTGGTGGTATTGCTTATACACAGCTTCAAGATAATATATCGATTTCCATAACAGGCAAAGATTCAGACAAAGATTCAGAGAAAGTCATAGCTTCTGGTGCTCTGTCCGATGAGACAAAGACCCTTGTTGGTTACACCCTTGGGGCTGGTGTTGATTTAGCTATGACCAATAATATTATTGTCCGTGCGGAATATCGTTACTCCGATTTTGGTAAAAAGAAATTCTCAAATGATAAATATGAGACTTCTTACAAAACCAATGATTTCCGTGTTGGTGTTGCTTACAAATTCTAACAGATGATCAGTTAAATAACAAAGAGGCTCTGTCAAGGAGAGAGCCTCTATCATTTTAATGTTGCTATATTATCACACATCCCATATTTTATCGTAGATATGAAAAAGGATTATTAGGGTTTTATTTAAAAAATTTTATAAACAATAAACAAAAATTACATTTAAAATCAATAATTTATTTATATTCACAGTTTATAGTTTCCCGTATAAAACGAAATTATGAAGTGATTATATCCTCGGCAAACTCTCCATTTCCTGTGACTGTGTCATTTTTACTACAGCTTTTCTCCGTGTTATCTTGTAGCACTGTGCTCATAATAAATTAGGAGCAAAGTTTATGAATATAAAATCTTTAGTAACAACTTCTGTTATCGCTATAGCTACAGCTTCTGCAGCACAAGCTGCTGATGTTATCATCCCTCGTGAAACAGCCCCAGCAGTGATTACAGCAGCCCCTGCCTATTCTTGGACAGGTTTTTATATCGGTGGTCAAGTTGGAAACTTTTCAAGTAAAGTTGATATATATGATTCAGAATCAAAAAAGAAAATTTCAGATAAAGATTGGACAGCTAAGCCTTCCGGTTTTATGGGTGGTATCTATGTAGGCTCTAACGTAGATCTTGGAAATGGTATTATTCTAGGTGTTGAAACCGATGCAGTCTGGGCAGACCGCGAAGAATCAAAAAGCTCTTCAACAGTCATTGGGACAGATGGTCTTGCTGATTTTAAAGATGAGCTTACAGCAGCTAAAGCTACGTATGCTTCAGGGAAAAAAATCGATGATATCAAGACGGATGACAAACGTGTAGAGGGGTTCTCTTTAAAAGAAAAATGGTCTGGTGCTACACGCGTTCGCGTTGGTTTTGCAGCGGTTGATCGTATTATGCCTTATGTTGCTGGTGGTATTGCTTATACACAGCTGCAGTGGGTCGATTTCCTTAAGGCAGAAACAGCTGGTGGTACTGAAGTCGCTTCTGCTAAGCTATCTGATCACTCAAAAACGTTTGTTGGTTTCACCATTGGTGGTGGTGTTGATTTCGCAATGACAGACAATGTTCTGTTGCGTGCTGAATACCGTTACTCAGACTACGGTAAAAAAGCATTTAAAAAGGATGGGGATAAAGTAGCTTACAGAACCAATGATTTCCGTGTTGGTGTTGCTTACAAATTCTAATTTCATAAAAACAAAGTTATAATTATGAAATAAATCTTTCAGAGGCTCTGTCAAAGATAGAGCCTCTACTTTTTCTGTGCTATATTATCACACATCCTATATTTATTTACGGATGTAAAAGATACTCTTCTTTTCTTAAAAATTTCTCATAAACGATAGATAATAATCACGCTGTGTATTCAAAGTTTTATCTATGTTTATAACCTGCAATTTCTTATACGAAGTGAAACTATGCAGTGATTTTATTTTGGATCATTCTCCATTTTTTATGATTATATTATTTTTTCACGACAAGGTTTCTTCGTTTAAACTTATAATACAGTGCTCATAAATAATTACCCAATTAAAAAATCCATTAAGCTCTTTCAGAAAGTTTCTAACCATTGCTGGTGTTTTTTTACAACGCTCAATATCAACTATAATACATTTCTTATTAATTGCTTGGTATGAAATATTGCCTATTGTACATCAGACTGAGTTCTCTCTTTCTTGTGGCCAATTTAGAGAGGCTATGCAATCAAATTCAAGTTTAGATTTAATGTTCTTACCCCATCTGTCGATAGAAAAGAAAGGGATCATGCCACCGCTTTGGGGAGAGAGCTTGTAGATTTTTTAGTTAGAGGATTAAAGTCGTAGGCATTGGCAATAAAAAGAAAAATAGCAAACCTCTTCAAGAGAGATATTTTCGACACTTTTATTACCAATATAAGTTTTCATCATAGTTTTTCAAAGTTCGTCATAAGAAAAAAACATATTCTTTACTATAGTAGCAATTATAAATTTATCATTATTGTTTTTTATTTCATGTGCAATTTCCCTATGGTGTAAATCACACTTTTGTTCTTGAAAAATTATTTTTGTTTTTAGAAAGAGGAGAGATGTCTTCAGGGATTCTCGTATTTTCGCAAATATAGGTTAATCCACAAATCTCGGTATATCTAGAAATCTTAACTTTACGTAAACTTCAGGATTTCCGTAAACTTGATCACAGATTTTAGAATAAAGATATATTTTTTACATTATCATAAACACGAGCATAATCATACCCTCAGTAATTATCATTATAAGATAGTTTTCTTCTTTTCAATATAACCACCTAGATCATCAGCCTTGATATAACCAAAATCACTTAAGGCACAAAAGTGGTGTAAAGTAATGCCATAAAAAGTAAGGGTTTTATTCGTAAATTTGTATTTTTACAGACTCTTGTTTATTAACAAGTACAGTTTTATTTACCATGTTAGAGGGCATTCTAGTGTTTTTTTTGATATAGTTTTCATAGTGAAATCATTGTCGTGATTTAAATTTTCCATTAACACTCTATAAGGAATACTGGGTGTTAGAAAACATGACATATAGTCCGTTACTATGCTGTTTTATTGTCAATTAACTTATGCATTTCTTAAATATTTTTTTCAAATCGATAGCTTAAAAATGTCCTCTATTCTAGTCAGTTTTTTCTATCAATTTTTATAGCTATAATTTTCTATAAATGGCTTGTGTATTTTTTTAATTTTTGCTTTTTATAAGATTAGAAATATTCTTATTCACGTACCTTAACGCCTAAAAGCATTACAACGCCTTCTAAAGGAAACCATAGTCCTTTTTTGGGGGGGTAGATACTGCATTACCATTCATAGTATTATTGTTGATGGGGGCAGGCATATAAAGAAGAGCTCCATAGCAGCAGTCACAGATCCTTATATTGGAAGATGTATAAGTCTTGCTAATATCCAGATTTTAATCAAGCAATTGACCAAGGTTTATTTGGATAAAGGCTATGTTACAGCGCGTTTTTATATTCCAGATCAAGATATCAAAAACAGTAAGACGCTCAAGCTTGTTGTTGTTGAGGGAAAGCTTTCGGATATTTATTACAATAGTTTTCCGGCTTCTGCTTACAATAATGTTGTGTGGAGTGCTTTTCCGGGGCTTAAAGGCCATATTCTCAATATGCGCGATATTGAACAGGGGCTTGATCAAATCAACAGGCTTTTTTAGCGCACGCTCAAAGTGAGCTTCTTTCGGGTGGTGAAGAGGGGAGCACCATTGTCAATATTAACAATCAATCGGATAAAGCTTTTAAGGTTACTGTTTTCCATGATAATTTAGGACAATCTTCCACGGGTTACGCCCGGTATTATGCGGGTTTAAAGCTAGAAAATATTTTAAGTCTCAATGATGCATGGGATTTTGGTTATCAACGGAGTCAAACAGATTATTGGAGTGGGAGTAAGCAAGAAGGCCATAGCAATAACATTTCAGCAAGTGTAAGTATCTCATACGGTTATTGGACCTTCGGTTTGAATGGCACTGTTTATAATTACCAAAGCATTATCCATGGCAATTTTACAGATATTGAGACGACAGGGGGTTCCAGTGAGTTACATGCCAGTACAAGTAGGGTTCTCCACCGCGATAGTGTTTCTTTGACGACTTTGAATTTAGCTCTTTCCTACAAAATAACCAACAATTACCTTCTTGGGAATAAAATTGAAGAGGGGAGCCGCCAATATAGTGTTGCCAATTTGAGGATATCACATTCTCGTCAGATGTTAGGAAAAACCTGGATTTTTGATATTAGTTATTTGCAAGGACTTTCGCTTTTTCATTCGATTAAAAAAACTGCTCCAGGAGCGGGGATACAGAGCCTCAATTTGCCAAATTTACTGGTACGATCAGTGTCATGATGCCCTTTCAGGTGAGTGGGTGGAATTTTGTCTTAAACAATTTTTTCAGTGGGCAATATTCACCGCAATAATTTATTGGCGGCAGAGCAGATATCTTTTGGGGGTGCTTCCAATGTTCGTGGCACGCGTGAGAGTTTTATTTTTAGCAATAACAGTTTTTTATCCGTAATGACTTGAGGCTGCGTACCATTCCGTGGCGCAACAATGGGGTTCTTAAAAAGACTTTTGGAGAACGTCGCCCTTATATTGGCTTGGACTATGGTCGTGTTTTTGCACAACCTTTGTATGATTTTACAAGCCGGCACCATCGTTATATTTGCTAGCTCCCAATGTCGCCAGACCTTGCTTAAGACGGTTCATAAGAGACATTTTTTAGTCTTTTTTATATAGTCTTTTCCTACCACTACAGCCCTGCTTTTGATGTGAAAGAAAATTTTTTTATTGATTTTAAGATAAACAGATTTGAAATAAAAGAATCTTACGATGTTCGAAGCTATCATTCAACATGCAAAACAGCAAATTATCATTATAAATCAATTTATTGTCATGAATGAACAGCTTGCCGGTTGGACTAGCGAGTGTTAAGCTTGCAGGGAGTATGATTTCTCTTGATGCCAGTTATTCCATATTTTCTGAAGCACATTTAAGCACAAAAAGTCAGACACATTTTTGCGCTTTTGTTTTTTATGATTTCAGATACAAATAGAACATTAAAGATATACTATGTTATTAAATAGATGAAACTTTGATGGTATTTGGGTAAAAAAGTCAATGATTATTTTACTATTTGGGCTGGCATTGATTTATCAATGATAAGCAATATTCTGTTATGTGTAGAATACTGTTATTAAGTTTAGGTAAAATAAATTTATAAAAAATATTACTATTAACAGTTATACGAAAATTGAATGAAAATGGACCCAACTTTAAGACACATAATTTTAGTATGATTTAGTTGATAAATTTTCATTAAGTGCAAAATTAAATAGTTAAGAAGCCTTGTTTTCATAATTTCTTTATTTTTTTGTGAGTGTGTCATTTTTGCTACAGATATTTCAAAAAAGATGCTCTATATACATTTCATTTTGGATATTTGGAGAGATTTTATGAATACAAAACGTTTAATAACAGCGTCTATTTTTTCTTTAATTTCAGCATCGACAGCGCTAGCTGCTGATGTACTGATTCCTCATCAGACAGCACCATCAACTCCTTCTTCTACTATTGTTGCGCCCACTTTTTCATGGACGGGGCTTTATTTGGGTGTCCAGGCTGGTGGCTTTTCGAGCAAGTCCGATATGGCTCTTGTCGATCAAGAAAAGGGTTTTCCACTGGATAAAGAGTTCTCTCCTAAACTTTCAGGTTTTGCTGGTGGTTTTTATGCAGGGTCTAATATTGATCTAGGTGACAGCTTTATTTTTGGTATCGATACAGATTTAATGATATCTGGAAAAAAACACACAAAGACTATTAATATAGGTACAGATGATAACGTTACAGTAGAAAAATCAGTGGGAAGATTCCGCAAATCAGCAGCAGCAAAAACTTCATCACAAACAACGGGGACACAAACACAAGGCACTACGGGAGTAGCACTTAATCCGTTGGTACCAGAAAAAACAACATCAGCCTCAGGGACTTCACCAGCGTCAGCTGCAGGATCTCCAGCAGCAGGCGCAAGAGCTCCATCATCTCAAACAGTAGAAACTAGCAGTCCTGGTAATGTTAATTCTACAATACAAGGAAAAACAGTGACGGTGGGAGGAGAACCAGGAGTTTCAACAGCATCATTAAAAACGCAATCTGCATCGCCAACGATGCAATCAGGCTCTGCCAAACAAGTGATGAGAACAGTACCATCGTCATCGGCATCATCGGCAAGAACAGATGCACGACAATCATCCGTAACAGTGGGAGAAACTGGATCAAGTTTAGCTGCATCTAAACCAACACCTGCACTTACTGGCACAGGAGCAGGAAGTCAAACATCAGGAGTAGCAGCCTCCTCTGTCTCACCAACAAAATCAGAAACAAGTCAGACAGTAGTAAAGTCTCCTACATCAGGACAACCATCGTTAGCGGAAAGAACAGTGCCAGCCGGGCCACTTACACTCGCGAGATCAGGATCATCTAATGGGTCAGAGACAAAAGCCTCCAACGGAACAAGTGGAACCCAACACGGGGGGCATCATAGTGCCCATGGTAGTGGACATTCTAATCCGCATGGTGCGTCTCACCCAGGTGGTCATGGCTCTGGTGCTAACCCACACGGTTCACATGGTGCTAACCCACATGCTTCCCGTCCTCATGGAGCACAGAGTGTACAAGCGGCGGATAAGAGTGATTCCAGCGTATATGGTATAGAGCAAATGAAAAAGATGGCTTCTGAACTTGGTCTTGAACAAGGAGATGAAGTTGAAACTTTAAATCATACTTTCAAGCAGAATTGGGGTGGTGCTACACGGGTACGTATCGGTTTTGCTGCTGATCGCTTTATGCCTTATCTTGCGGGTGGTATTGCTTATGGTCAGTTTCAAGACACTGTATCAGTATCTGTTAAGGGTGAGGATGGAACCGTTGTTTCTTCTAGAAACTTAACCGATGAAACTAAAACCATGATTGGTTACACTCTTGGTGGTGGCGTTGATTTCTCAGTGCTGGATAATGTGATTGTGCGTGCAGAATATCGTTACTCCGATTTTGGTAAAAAGAAACTTGCAAAGGAAAAACTTGAAATTAACTACAAAACCAATGATTTCCGCGTTGGTGTAGCTTATAAATTCTAATCTATTTTATAAGAGTGAATTTTTAAGAGGCTCCACTATCAGTGGAGCCTATATTTTTTTAGGATCATTTTTTAGTTTCTTTTTTTGCAAATTTCATGATAAAGCCCATAAAGTGTGATGATATATTTTCTTGATCGCTGCTTAATACGAATGATAAGCTCGGCTTTCCCTATAGATAAAAACCAGAGTTGCAGAGTTCAGGGAAGTTATGCAAAAATGAAATCGTAAAAGTGGACAGGAATATTTCACAATGACTGTGAAAAATGAAACAATAGATTATTCAAAAACTCTTTATCTCCCACAGACAAATTTTCCTATGCGTGCAGGGCTTCCGCAAAAAGAGCTTGAGTTAATGGCGCGTTGGGAAAATATAGGACTTTATGCACAATTGCGCCAACAAGCAAAAGATCGTCCATTTTATATTCTTCATGATGGCCCACCTTATGCAAATGGCCATATTCATATCGGGCATGCTTTAAATAAAGTTCTAAAGGATGTGGTTGTCCGTTCATTTCAAATGCGGGGGTTTAATGCAAATTATGTCCCTGGTTGGGATTGCCATGGGCTTCCAATTGAATGGAAAATTGAAGAAAAATATCGCGCACAAGGAAAAAATAAGGACGAGGTTCCTCTTAATGAGTTTCGTCAAGAATGCCGTGAATTTGCACAACATTGGGTAAGCATTCAAAGTGAAGAATTTAAACGCCTTGGTGTCGTGGGAGATTTTAAGGCACCTTATACCACAATGGCTTTTCAAGCAGAAGCACGCATTGCGAGTGAATTAATAAAATTTGCGATGTCAGATCAGATTTATCGTGGTTCTAAGCCGGTGATGTGGTCTGTTGTGGAGCGTACAGCTTTGGCAGAGGCAGAGATTGAATATCATGATCATGAATCAGAGGTGATTTGGGTTAAATTTCCGATTTTTGAAGCAAACTCTGATGATTTATATGGTGCTTATGTCGTTATTTGGACAACAACACCATGGACAATTCCAGGCAATCGCGCCGTGAGTTATTCTTCGCAGATTTCTTATGGTCTTTACGAAGTTGAAAGTGCTGAAAATGACTTTGGTCCTCAAGTGGGAGAAAAGCTTCTCTTTGCAGATGCTCTAGCCATGAGTTGTGCAGAAAAAGCCAAACTTGTTTTAAAACGCTTACGTGTTATTTCTGCTGACGAATTGAAAGCTCTTGTTCTTTCTCATCCGCTCAAAGGTTTGGCTGGAGCGTATAATTATAAGATTGCGCTGCTTGAGGGCTCCCATGTGACAGAGAGTGCGGGGACAGGTTTTGTCCATACAGCACCAAGCCATGGGCGTGAGGACTTTGAAATTTGGAATGATTATAAGCTTTTATTAGAGCAAGCGGGGATTGATACATCGATACCGTTTCCTGTTGATGATGCGGGTTTCTATACGAGAGATGTTCCGGGTTTGGGACCAGATCGTGAAGGGGGGCCAGCACGTGTTATTGATGATCATGGCAAAATGGGTGATGCCAATAAAGAGGTTATTAACGCTCTCATAAAAGCAGATAGGCTGTTTGCACGTGGTCGTTTAAAACATTCCTATCCTCATAGTTGGCGTTCAAAAAAGCCGGTCATTTTCCGTAATACACCACAATGGTTTATTTCAATGGATAAAGACTTGGGAGACAGTTCAACTTTACGCAGTCGTGCTTTAGAAGCTATTTCGAAGACGCGTTTTGTTCCGTCTTCTGGTCAAAACCGTTTATCTTCTATGATAGCAGATCGTCCTGATTGGGTTCTTTCTCGGCAACGGTCTTGGGGCGTTCCTATTTGTATTTTTGCTAATGAGGATGGTGTTGTTCTCAAAGATCAGCATGTAAATGAGCGTATTTTACAGGCTTTTGAAGCAGAGGGAGCAGATGCATGGTTTGCTGAAGGAGCACGTGAACGTTTTTTAGGTAATCGTGCGCATGAGCCTTGGGTTCAGGTTTATGATATTCTAGATGTTTGGTTCGATTCTGGAGCAAGTCATAGCTTTGTATTGGAAGATCGGGCTGATTTAAAATGGCCTGCAGATGTTTATTTTGAAGGTTCAGATCAACATCGTGGATGGTTTCAATCTTCTCTATTGGAAAGCTGTGGTACGCGTGCTTGTTCTCCCTATAAGACAGTGATCACACACGGTTTTACTTTGGATGAGAATGGTAAGAAAATGTCTAAATCCTTAGGCAATACGGTGGTTCCCCAAGAGATCATTAAAACATCTGGAGCTGATATTTTTCGTCTCTGGGTCATGACAACTGATTATTGGGAAGATCAGCGTTTAGGCAAAAAGATCCTTCAAACCAATGTGGATTCATATCGTAAACTACGCAATGCAATTCGTTGGATGCTTGGAACTTTAGCCTACGATGAAGGAGAAGAAATACCTTATTGTGCACTACCAGATCTTGAAAAATTTATATTACATCGGCTTTTTGAACTTGATCAATTGATTAATCATGCTTACGATGAATTTGATTTTAAAAAAATTATGCGTGCATTATTAGATTTTTCAATCATTGAATTATCGGCATTTTATTTTGATATCCGCAAAGATTCTCTGTATTGCGATGCACCTTCATCACAAAAACGGAAGGCCTCTTTGCAGGTTGTTCGTGAGATTTTTGAGCGAATGGTGACATGGCTTTCTCCCATGTTGCCTTTTACGATGGAAGAAGCTTGGTTAGAGCGTTATCCAGAAAGCCAATCGGTGCATTTGGAACAATTTCGCTCTGTACCAAAAGAATGGCAAAACGAATCTTTAGCTGAGCGTTGGAAAAAAATTCGACAGGTTCGTAAAGTTGTGACAGGAGCTTTAGAGCTTGAGCGTGCTGATAAGCGTATTGGATCCTCGTTAGAAGCTGCTCCTATTGTTTTTATTTCCAATCCAGTTCTACGAGAGGCATTAGAAAATGTAGATATGGCAGAAATCTGTATCACCAGTGCTCTCACAATTGTGCAGGATACAATGCCTTCTGATGCTTTTACTTTGAATGATGTTGAAGGTGTTGGGGTATATCCAGAGAAG is a genomic window containing:
- a CDS encoding outer membrane protein, whose amino-acid sequence is MNMKWLITASAFAFVSVSAAQAADVIVPPNPTPVAPVIVAPTFSWTGFYVGGQIGGFSGKTKMDILAKGQRIPVNNDYLPKLSGFMGGLYGGSNIDLGNGLILGVDTDIMWSNKDDKKTGETFVITPDQFSYIKKILKDASINIDEKALKNGAKRTHSFTFKEKWAGATRVRIGFAAERIMPYVAGGIAYTQLQDNISISITGKDSDKDSEKVIASGALSDETKTLVGYTLGAGVDLAMTNNIIVRAEYRYSDFGKKKFSNDKYETSYKTNDFRVGVAYKF
- a CDS encoding outer membrane protein, whose translation is MNIKSLVTTSVIAIATASAAQAADVIIPRETAPAVITAAPAYSWTGFYIGGQVGNFSSKVDIYDSESKKKISDKDWTAKPSGFMGGIYVGSNVDLGNGIILGVETDAVWADREESKSSSTVIGTDGLADFKDELTAAKATYASGKKIDDIKTDDKRVEGFSLKEKWSGATRVRVGFAAVDRIMPYVAGGIAYTQLQWVDFLKAETAGGTEVASAKLSDHSKTFVGFTIGGGVDFAMTDNVLLRAEYRYSDYGKKAFKKDGDKVAYRTNDFRVGVAYKF
- a CDS encoding outer membrane protein; this translates as MNTKRLITASIFSLISASTALAADVLIPHQTAPSTPSSTIVAPTFSWTGLYLGVQAGGFSSKSDMALVDQEKGFPLDKEFSPKLSGFAGGFYAGSNIDLGDSFIFGIDTDLMISGKKHTKTINIGTDDNVTVEKSVGRFRKSAAAKTSSQTTGTQTQGTTGVALNPLVPEKTTSASGTSPASAAGSPAAGARAPSSQTVETSSPGNVNSTIQGKTVTVGGEPGVSTASLKTQSASPTMQSGSAKQVMRTVPSSSASSARTDARQSSVTVGETGSSLAASKPTPALTGTGAGSQTSGVAASSVSPTKSETSQTVVKSPTSGQPSLAERTVPAGPLTLARSGSSNGSETKASNGTSGTQHGGHHSAHGSGHSNPHGASHPGGHGSGANPHGSHGANPHASRPHGAQSVQAADKSDSSVYGIEQMKKMASELGLEQGDEVETLNHTFKQNWGGATRVRIGFAADRFMPYLAGGIAYGQFQDTVSVSVKGEDGTVVSSRNLTDETKTMIGYTLGGGVDFSVLDNVIVRAEYRYSDFGKKKLAKEKLEINYKTNDFRVGVAYKF
- the ileS gene encoding isoleucine--tRNA ligase yields the protein MTVKNETIDYSKTLYLPQTNFPMRAGLPQKELELMARWENIGLYAQLRQQAKDRPFYILHDGPPYANGHIHIGHALNKVLKDVVVRSFQMRGFNANYVPGWDCHGLPIEWKIEEKYRAQGKNKDEVPLNEFRQECREFAQHWVSIQSEEFKRLGVVGDFKAPYTTMAFQAEARIASELIKFAMSDQIYRGSKPVMWSVVERTALAEAEIEYHDHESEVIWVKFPIFEANSDDLYGAYVVIWTTTPWTIPGNRAVSYSSQISYGLYEVESAENDFGPQVGEKLLFADALAMSCAEKAKLVLKRLRVISADELKALVLSHPLKGLAGAYNYKIALLEGSHVTESAGTGFVHTAPSHGREDFEIWNDYKLLLEQAGIDTSIPFPVDDAGFYTRDVPGLGPDREGGPARVIDDHGKMGDANKEVINALIKADRLFARGRLKHSYPHSWRSKKPVIFRNTPQWFISMDKDLGDSSTLRSRALEAISKTRFVPSSGQNRLSSMIADRPDWVLSRQRSWGVPICIFANEDGVVLKDQHVNERILQAFEAEGADAWFAEGARERFLGNRAHEPWVQVYDILDVWFDSGASHSFVLEDRADLKWPADVYFEGSDQHRGWFQSSLLESCGTRACSPYKTVITHGFTLDENGKKMSKSLGNTVVPQEIIKTSGADIFRLWVMTTDYWEDQRLGKKILQTNVDSYRKLRNAIRWMLGTLAYDEGEEIPYCALPDLEKFILHRLFELDQLINHAYDEFDFKKIMRALLDFSIIELSAFYFDIRKDSLYCDAPSSQKRKASLQVVREIFERMVTWLSPMLPFTMEEAWLERYPESQSVHLEQFRSVPKEWQNESLAERWKKIRQVRKVVTGALELERADKRIGSSLEAAPIVFISNPVLREALENVDMAEICITSALTIVQDTMPSDAFTLNDVEGVGVYPEKALGKKCARSWRYTQDVGSDPAYPDVSARDAAALRELKILGKI